Proteins encoded together in one Streptomyces roseifaciens window:
- a CDS encoding carboxylate-amine ligase: MLTLGIEEEYLLLDPATALPVPLADEVRAAVDLEPVVNEREIQAELLQAQVEVATPVCSDLAEASRHLLRLRHAVSSAAKRSGCRIAACGTAPCTGPEPIPVTGNPRYLAMRIRAAQLVDEQFVHGMHVHVAIPDREMGVAVLNRVRPWLPVLVAMAGNSPLWNGLDTGFSSWRTVVYSRWPVSGPPPYFDGLADYEARIQALLTAGAIEDRGQLYWQARLSDRYPTIEVRCLDVQLRADDAVMFAGIVRGLVATAIRDEKAGRPPTPCLPELLAAANWHAARHGLDGVLVDPAGRRHGADEVVRSLLAHIGRSLEESGDTRQVSSLVGRLLRRGTGADRQRRALATDGLKAVTELISEP; encoded by the coding sequence ATGCTCACCCTAGGGATCGAGGAGGAGTATCTTCTGCTCGACCCGGCCACCGCACTGCCGGTACCCCTGGCCGACGAGGTCCGGGCGGCGGTCGACCTGGAACCGGTCGTGAACGAGCGGGAGATTCAGGCGGAGCTGTTGCAGGCCCAGGTGGAAGTCGCCACTCCGGTCTGCTCCGATCTCGCCGAGGCCAGCCGGCACCTGCTGCGGCTGCGCCATGCGGTGAGCTCCGCCGCCAAGCGGTCCGGCTGCCGGATCGCCGCCTGCGGTACGGCGCCGTGCACGGGCCCCGAGCCCATCCCGGTCACCGGCAATCCGCGCTACCTGGCGATGCGGATCCGTGCCGCCCAGCTCGTGGACGAGCAGTTCGTCCACGGGATGCACGTCCATGTCGCCATCCCCGACCGCGAGATGGGCGTCGCGGTCCTCAACCGGGTGCGGCCCTGGCTGCCGGTCCTGGTCGCCATGGCGGGCAACTCCCCGCTGTGGAACGGCCTCGACACCGGCTTCTCCAGCTGGCGGACCGTGGTCTACAGCCGCTGGCCGGTCAGCGGACCGCCCCCCTACTTCGACGGCCTCGCGGACTACGAGGCCCGCATCCAGGCGCTGTTGACGGCCGGGGCGATCGAGGACCGGGGCCAGCTCTACTGGCAGGCGCGGCTGTCGGACCGCTATCCCACGATCGAGGTGCGCTGCCTGGACGTCCAGCTGCGCGCCGACGACGCCGTCATGTTCGCGGGCATCGTCCGCGGGCTGGTCGCCACCGCCATCCGCGACGAGAAGGCCGGGCGGCCCCCGACGCCCTGCCTGCCGGAGCTGCTGGCCGCGGCGAACTGGCACGCCGCCCGGCACGGGCTCGACGGGGTCCTCGTGGACCCAGCGGGCCGGCGCCACGGCGCGGACGAGGTCGTCCGCAGCCTCCTCGCCCACATAGGGCGGTCGCTGGAGGAGTCGGGCGACACCCGGCAGGTGAGCTCGCTGGTCGGCCGCCTGCTGCGGCGGGGCACCGGGGCGGACCGGCAGCGCCGGGCGCTGGCCACGGACGGGCTGAAGGCGGTGACGGAGCTGATCTCCGAGCCCTAG
- a CDS encoding MFS transporter encodes MDRVFAERSSEGPPGQAPADPARWAMLAVLCSSLLLVAMDATILNVALPSLIKEMQPDALEQLWIIDIYGLVLGGLLITAGAVGDRLGRKLLFTTGFTVFGAASVLAATAGTTDSVLQLIAGRILLAIGGAMVMPSTLSLIRTIFTDAHERTLAIGIWAAVAGAGAAIGPLVGGLLVNSFSWSAAFWVNVPVVLVTVVAAVLLLPEYRSPSHHDLDLVAAALSIAGVILTAWGIKHLAGGFRPVDLAALLAGIAALTWFARRQLQSADPLLDVRLFASRPFLAAALATLTAMMAIGAALYLISLWLQYVRGHDALAAGLRTLPAAIALLASSLLTPWLLRRTGVRTVLTAGLAALLCGFVLLAAAPQPLEYGAVAAALVTFGIGDGMAITASAAVMVSAVRPERAGQAGAVSESAYELGIGFGVALLGSIHTTLFRSGMTNLPGRVRGAARETARESVGGADHVARDLGYTTGAGRSLLAVARTAFNDALRTTSLVSVGIVATAVVLAAVLVPKDFRADSAH; translated from the coding sequence GTGGACCGAGTCTTCGCCGAACGCTCCTCCGAAGGGCCTCCCGGGCAGGCGCCGGCCGACCCCGCGCGCTGGGCGATGCTCGCCGTCCTGTGCTCCAGCCTCCTGCTCGTGGCGATGGACGCCACCATCCTCAACGTGGCGCTGCCCTCCCTCATCAAGGAGATGCAGCCCGACGCCCTCGAACAGCTCTGGATCATCGACATCTACGGCCTGGTCCTGGGCGGCCTGCTGATCACGGCGGGCGCGGTGGGGGACCGGCTGGGCCGGAAACTGCTGTTCACCACCGGGTTCACGGTCTTCGGCGCCGCCTCCGTGCTCGCCGCCACGGCCGGCACCACCGACAGCGTGCTGCAGCTGATCGCCGGCCGGATCCTCCTCGCGATCGGCGGGGCCATGGTGATGCCGTCGACGCTGTCCCTGATCCGCACCATCTTCACCGACGCCCACGAGCGCACCCTCGCGATCGGGATCTGGGCGGCCGTCGCCGGGGCGGGCGCCGCGATCGGGCCCCTGGTGGGCGGCCTGCTGGTGAACTCCTTCTCCTGGTCGGCGGCGTTCTGGGTCAACGTCCCCGTCGTCCTCGTCACCGTCGTGGCGGCCGTCCTGCTGCTGCCCGAGTACCGCAGCCCCTCCCACCACGACCTCGACCTCGTCGCGGCCGCGCTCTCCATCGCCGGGGTGATCCTCACCGCCTGGGGCATCAAGCACCTGGCGGGCGGCTTCCGCCCGGTGGACCTCGCCGCCCTGCTGGCCGGAATCGCCGCGCTGACCTGGTTCGCCCGCCGCCAGCTGCAGTCCGCGGACCCGCTGCTGGACGTCCGCCTCTTCGCGAGCCGCCCGTTCCTGGCCGCGGCCCTCGCCACCCTCACCGCCATGATGGCCATCGGCGCGGCCCTCTACCTGATCTCGCTGTGGCTGCAGTACGTCCGCGGCCACGACGCCCTGGCCGCCGGCCTGCGCACCCTGCCGGCGGCGATCGCCCTGCTCGCCTCCTCGCTCCTGACGCCGTGGCTGCTGCGCCGTACCGGCGTGCGCACCGTCCTGACGGCGGGTCTGGCGGCCCTGCTCTGCGGCTTCGTCCTCCTCGCGGCGGCGCCCCAGCCCCTGGAGTACGGCGCGGTGGCCGCCGCCCTGGTCACCTTCGGCATCGGCGACGGCATGGCGATCACCGCCTCCGCGGCCGTCATGGTCTCCGCCGTCCGCCCCGAGCGGGCCGGGCAGGCGGGCGCCGTCTCCGAGAGCGCCTACGAACTGGGCATCGGCTTCGGCGTCGCCCTGCTCGGCAGCATCCACACCACCCTCTTCCGCTCGGGCATGACGAACCTGCCCGGACGGGTACGGGGAGCGGCACGGGAGACCGCCCGGGAGTCGGTGGGCGGCGCCGACCACGTGGCCCGCGACCTCGGCTACACCACCGGCGCGGGCCGCTCGCTCCTCGCCGTGGCACGGACGGCCTTCAACGACGCGCTGAGAACCACGTCCCTGGTGTCGGTGGGCATCGTGGCGACGGCGGTCGTCCTGGCGGCGGTGCTCGTCCCGAAGGACTTCCGGGCGGACTCGGCGCACTGA
- a CDS encoding S1 family peptidase encodes MRITYASRTRVAHVRHARASHPHVLHARAPPCRRALPHRRSRVKRSRISTRRTAGAGAVMVALTAAALTLPAAHASSPAPRQLSSPQAAELAQRISADLGADSAGSYYDAGTGRLVVGVLDQDAAARVRAAGAEPRTVRHSAAELASALRTLKAEAAVPGTAWSVDPRTNKVVVTADSTVTGARQDRLDKAVAQLGDKVAVKRTAGKFRPLIAGGDAIWGSGVRCSLGFNVTKGGKPYFLTAGHCGNASRTWSATQGGAQIGVVESSSFPGHDYALVRYTSTIAHPSAVDLYNGGTQNIGKAGEAVVGEKVQRSGSTTRVHGGEVTALDVTVNYEEGAVEGMIGTSVCAEPGDSGGALFDGATALGLTSGGSGDCSGGGETFFQPVPAALQAYGAQLP; translated from the coding sequence ATGCGCATCACCTACGCGTCACGCACACGGGTCGCGCACGTGCGTCACGCACGCGCATCGCACCCGCACGTCCTCCACGCCCGGGCACCACCGTGCCGCCGGGCACTCCCCCACAGGAGGTCACGAGTGAAACGTTCCCGCATCTCCACGCGCCGTACGGCCGGCGCCGGCGCGGTGATGGTCGCCCTGACGGCCGCGGCACTGACGCTCCCCGCCGCGCACGCGTCCTCGCCGGCGCCCCGTCAGCTCTCCTCGCCGCAGGCCGCGGAGCTGGCCCAGCGGATATCCGCCGACCTCGGCGCGGACTCGGCCGGTTCGTACTACGACGCCGGGACCGGCAGGCTCGTCGTCGGCGTCCTCGACCAGGATGCGGCGGCCAGGGTACGGGCCGCCGGCGCCGAACCGAGGACCGTGCGCCACTCGGCCGCCGAGCTCGCCTCGGCCCTGCGGACACTGAAGGCGGAGGCGGCCGTTCCGGGCACGGCCTGGTCGGTGGACCCCCGCACCAACAAGGTCGTCGTCACCGCCGACAGCACGGTCACGGGCGCCCGGCAGGACCGGCTCGACAAGGCCGTCGCACAACTCGGCGACAAGGTCGCGGTCAAGAGAACGGCAGGGAAGTTCCGTCCCCTCATCGCGGGCGGCGACGCGATCTGGGGCAGCGGCGTGCGCTGCTCGCTGGGCTTCAACGTCACCAAGGGCGGCAAGCCGTACTTCCTCACGGCCGGGCACTGCGGCAACGCCTCGCGGACGTGGTCCGCGACCCAGGGCGGCGCCCAGATCGGCGTGGTCGAGAGCTCGTCCTTCCCCGGCCACGACTACGCGCTCGTCCGCTACACGTCCACCATCGCCCACCCGAGCGCGGTGGACCTCTACAACGGCGGCACGCAGAACATCGGCAAGGCCGGGGAAGCCGTCGTCGGCGAGAAGGTGCAGCGCAGCGGCAGCACCACCCGGGTCCACGGCGGCGAGGTCACCGCGCTCGACGTGACCGTCAACTACGAGGAGGGGGCGGTCGAGGGCATGATCGGCACCTCGGTCTGCGCCGAACCCGGCGACAGCGGCGGCGCCCTCTTCGACGGTGCCACCGCCCTCGGCCTCACCTCGGGCGGCAGCGGCGACTGCTCCGGCGGCGGAGAGACGTTCTTCCAGCCCGTACCGGCGGCGCTGCAGGCGTACGGGGCCCAGCTGCCCTGA
- a CDS encoding glycerophosphodiester phosphodiesterase family protein, with protein sequence MRDLPWHLSRPIAHRGLHGGPDAVAENSMAAFRRAVEHGVPFELDVQLTRDGALAVVHDAAVRLPSGRELPVTALRLGELRAVASSALATHMPATLPEVLAVVAGRVPVMVDVRRWGVAGASGLERAVAAALRGYGGCVAVQSFDPRTVHRLGRMLPGVPVGQIAGALRSAPPVLRAAGRSMVTNAVSRPGFISFELDALPSRALRFWQRRGLPVIGWTVHSPEEERAARESVSNVFFSGYLPVSAL encoded by the coding sequence GTGCGAGATCTCCCCTGGCACCTGAGCCGGCCGATCGCGCACCGGGGCCTGCACGGGGGACCGGACGCCGTGGCGGAGAACTCGATGGCCGCGTTCCGGCGCGCCGTCGAGCACGGCGTCCCCTTCGAGCTCGACGTGCAGCTGACCAGGGACGGCGCGCTCGCCGTCGTGCACGACGCCGCGGTCCGCCTGCCGTCCGGCCGCGAACTGCCCGTCACCGCCCTGCGGCTGGGGGAACTGCGGGCGGTGGCCTCCTCGGCCCTCGCCACCCACATGCCCGCCACGCTTCCCGAGGTGCTCGCCGTGGTGGCCGGCCGCGTGCCCGTCATGGTCGACGTCCGCCGGTGGGGCGTGGCCGGGGCGTCCGGCCTGGAGCGGGCCGTGGCCGCGGCGCTCCGCGGCTACGGCGGCTGCGTGGCCGTGCAGTCCTTCGACCCCCGAACGGTCCACCGGCTGGGGCGCATGCTCCCCGGCGTGCCGGTCGGGCAGATCGCGGGCGCCCTCCGGTCCGCGCCGCCGGTCCTGCGCGCCGCCGGCCGGTCCATGGTCACCAACGCCGTCTCCCGCCCCGGCTTCATCAGCTTCGAACTGGACGCCCTGCCGTCGCGGGCCCTGCGCTTCTGGCAGCGACGGGGCCTTCCCGTCATCGGATGGACCGTCCACTCGCCGGAGGAGGAGCGCGCCGCGCGGGAGTCGGTGAGCAACGTCTTCTTCTCCGGATACCTGCCCGTGTCAGCCCTGTGA
- a CDS encoding DUF4231 domain-containing protein: MRKLGLRATAPRWRNSEEGFTAAAERYVLDVIDFYDVRAGWHRRLYRLSGAVVILVGAALPVLTALDFPGKSVAISGAGFLVAITTALKSLYRWDVSWILLRETEIELTRVYLAWRAGGLGSDRSDGASRSAHALLDAVFRIRDRESSEFFKNLPNPGPAPQPVNGGASNRAAR; this comes from the coding sequence TTGAGGAAACTGGGCCTGAGAGCGACCGCGCCCCGGTGGCGCAACTCCGAGGAGGGCTTCACGGCCGCCGCCGAGCGGTACGTCCTGGACGTCATCGACTTCTACGACGTCCGCGCCGGGTGGCACCGGCGGCTCTACCGGCTGAGCGGTGCCGTGGTGATCCTCGTCGGCGCGGCCCTGCCCGTGCTGACCGCCCTCGACTTCCCGGGCAAGTCCGTGGCCATCTCCGGGGCGGGGTTCCTGGTGGCGATCACGACGGCGCTCAAGAGCCTCTACCGCTGGGACGTCTCCTGGATCCTGCTGCGGGAGACCGAGATCGAGCTCACCCGTGTCTATCTCGCCTGGCGGGCGGGGGGACTCGGCTCCGACCGTTCCGACGGCGCGTCCCGCTCGGCGCACGCCCTCCTCGACGCCGTGTTCCGCATCCGCGACCGCGAGTCCTCGGAGTTCTTCAAGAACCTCCCGAATCCCGGCCCGGCCCCCCAGCCGGTGAACGGCGGCGCCTCGAACCGCGCCGCCCGCTGA
- a CDS encoding sodium/calcium exchanger protein, whose protein sequence is MDEPAARVSAPAPAPAGAPAPAPPSVAASAARIAAACAGAAPAAVARLSGAELSPGWAVAVFGLGVLCSALLLMWAAETARVDMAGALALALLAFIAVLPEYAVDLYFAYAAGSDPSYAAYAAANMTGANRLLVGVGWPLVALAAALALRRRGAAPGAIVLEPHRRIDVAFLAVAAVFAFVMPLTREIAWYVPVVLVPWYGYYLYRIAKCASGEMEELVGVPARLALLPRAGRRAVTAVLFAGAAAVVFACAEPFAHGLVEAGATLGIDRFVLVQWLAPLASEAPELIVAVVFAWRMRAGDGLGALLSSKVNQWTLLVGCLPLAHALGGGGPSLPLVTRQVDEVALTAAQTVLAVVVLLDLRFARWQAAALFVLFAVQFALPGEYAREVLTYVYLGLAALLLTTRVRYLPDTCRALGGRIAGDPHF, encoded by the coding sequence ATGGACGAGCCTGCGGCACGGGTCTCGGCGCCGGCCCCGGCACCGGCCGGGGCGCCGGCCCCGGCTCCGCCCTCCGTCGCCGCGAGCGCCGCGCGGATCGCCGCGGCCTGTGCCGGGGCCGCCCCCGCCGCCGTGGCGCGGCTGAGCGGCGCCGAGCTGTCGCCCGGCTGGGCCGTGGCCGTCTTCGGCCTGGGGGTGCTCTGCTCCGCGCTCCTGCTGATGTGGGCCGCGGAGACGGCCCGCGTGGACATGGCCGGGGCGCTCGCCCTGGCCCTGCTGGCCTTCATCGCCGTGCTGCCCGAGTACGCCGTCGACCTCTACTTCGCCTACGCGGCCGGATCCGACCCCTCCTACGCCGCCTACGCGGCGGCCAACATGACCGGCGCGAACCGGCTGCTGGTGGGCGTCGGCTGGCCGCTCGTCGCGCTCGCCGCCGCCCTGGCGCTGCGCCGTCGCGGCGCGGCCCCGGGCGCGATCGTGCTGGAGCCGCACCGCCGCATCGACGTCGCCTTCCTCGCGGTGGCCGCCGTCTTCGCGTTCGTGATGCCGCTCACCCGCGAGATCGCCTGGTACGTGCCGGTGGTGCTCGTCCCCTGGTACGGCTACTACCTCTACCGGATCGCGAAGTGCGCCTCGGGCGAGATGGAGGAGCTCGTCGGCGTCCCGGCGCGGCTGGCCCTGCTGCCGCGGGCCGGGCGGCGCGCCGTGACGGCCGTGCTCTTCGCGGGCGCCGCGGCCGTGGTCTTCGCCTGTGCCGAGCCGTTCGCGCACGGGCTGGTGGAGGCGGGCGCCACGCTGGGCATCGACCGCTTCGTCCTGGTCCAGTGGCTCGCCCCGCTCGCGTCCGAGGCCCCGGAGCTGATCGTCGCCGTGGTCTTCGCCTGGCGCATGCGGGCGGGCGACGGGCTCGGCGCGCTGCTGTCCAGCAAGGTCAACCAGTGGACGCTGCTGGTGGGCTGCCTGCCCCTCGCCCACGCGCTCGGCGGGGGCGGGCCGAGCCTGCCGCTGGTGACCCGTCAGGTCGACGAGGTCGCCCTGACGGCCGCGCAGACCGTCCTGGCCGTCGTCGTCCTGCTGGACCTGCGCTTCGCCCGGTGGCAGGCCGCGGCCCTCTTCGTCCTCTTCGCGGTGCAGTTCGCGCTGCCGGGCGAATACGCCCGGGAGGTGCTGACCTACGTCTATCTGGGCCTGGCGGCCCTCCTGCTGACGACGCGGGTGCGCTACCTCCCGGACACCTGCCGGGCCCTGGGCGGGCGGATCGCGGGGGACCCGCACTTCTGA
- a CDS encoding AfsR/SARP family transcriptional regulator yields MRDTTEPSADRLHFQLLGPVRALADGHHVDLGARQQRAMLAVLLLRGGATVSSDELIDALWGEAAPPQALGTVRTYASRLRTLLEPGRAARTPATVLVSVSGGYALRVAPERVDARVFERLLAEAAAAHAAGDIATAHASYTAALDLWHGTALAGLPGPYCERQQDRLSEARLAAQEGLFECALTLGRHAELVPELTSLTAEHPLRERLRAQLVLALYRCGRQVDALAAYTEARRLLVEELGVEPGPELTRLHAQVLAGDPELALPAAGAPAAPGTGGARRPSGAPFQLPAGIPDFTGREDLVREVHGALTGAAGPAVMIAMLTGIGGVGKTTLAVHAAHLARPGFPDGQLYVDLRGAGSDPADSGSVLAHFLQALDVPETDIPDDLEQRAALYRSVLADRRVLLLLDNARDAAQVRPLLPGTAGCAVLVTTRSRSITLGGARHFHIGVASEPEALSLLAAIAGEERVAGEPRAAGALVASCGHLPLAVRIVASRLASRPGWTLASLVARLDDERRRLDELQAGDLTVETTFRLGYTHLPSDQARAFRLLALADAPDLPLAAAAALLDRDDFTAEDLAEGLADAGMLESYAPGRYRFHDLLRLYARRRAERTETPQERSGAVSRLVDHLLATVGNASRVLEPDHALHRHLHPATVPGLVFADADEARQWLRREHITLAATLAQAVRELPGALRAAGDLLLTWSGLIEGPAHRDELRRLSELTAAAAREAGDPCVEARARYTLGNLHYLTDVYEAAERELSEALRLAEAAGDPMCRHLAANALGILCFATDRPARALPLLEQARILCDVLGDRGSEARVLANTARVRLALDQPRDAERDAAEAVRLAEATGNGPTVALTLYQHGCVLHKTGHPDLAARQLRDALGYFIEQQQRGWEGLAWARLAECRLAEWRDNDAVSCAEQSLQIARELGKTYCQGLAHAVLGRALPRLGDPSRGRDHLREALALFERLGVPEAAWVRTLLAETPARTP; encoded by the coding sequence ATGCGGGACACAACGGAGCCGTCCGCAGACCGGCTCCACTTCCAGCTGCTCGGCCCGGTGCGCGCGCTGGCGGACGGTCACCACGTGGACCTGGGCGCGCGCCAGCAGCGCGCCATGCTGGCCGTCCTCCTGCTGCGCGGCGGCGCCACCGTCTCCAGCGACGAGCTCATCGACGCCCTCTGGGGCGAGGCCGCACCGCCCCAGGCCCTCGGCACCGTCCGCACGTACGCCTCGCGCCTGCGCACCCTCCTCGAACCCGGCCGCGCCGCCCGCACTCCCGCCACCGTCCTGGTCTCCGTCTCCGGAGGCTACGCCCTGCGCGTGGCACCCGAGCGCGTCGACGCACGGGTCTTCGAACGCCTCCTCGCCGAGGCCGCCGCCGCCCACGCCGCCGGTGACATCGCGACCGCCCACGCCTCGTACACCGCCGCACTGGACCTCTGGCACGGCACCGCACTAGCCGGTCTCCCCGGCCCCTACTGCGAGCGCCAGCAGGACCGGCTCTCCGAAGCGCGCCTGGCCGCGCAGGAGGGGCTCTTCGAGTGCGCCCTCACCCTCGGCCGCCACGCCGAACTGGTCCCCGAGCTCACCTCGCTCACCGCCGAGCACCCGCTGCGCGAGCGGCTGCGCGCCCAGCTGGTCCTCGCCCTCTACCGCTGCGGCCGTCAGGTCGACGCGCTCGCCGCCTACACCGAGGCGCGGCGGCTGCTGGTCGAGGAGCTCGGCGTCGAACCCGGCCCGGAGCTGACCCGGCTGCACGCCCAGGTGCTCGCCGGCGACCCGGAGCTCGCGCTGCCCGCCGCCGGGGCACCGGCCGCGCCCGGCACCGGCGGGGCGCGCCGCCCCTCCGGAGCCCCCTTCCAGCTGCCCGCCGGCATACCCGACTTCACCGGCCGCGAGGACCTGGTGCGCGAGGTGCACGGCGCGCTCACCGGCGCCGCCGGACCCGCCGTGATGATCGCCATGCTCACCGGCATCGGCGGCGTCGGCAAGACCACCCTCGCCGTCCACGCCGCCCACCTGGCCCGCCCCGGCTTCCCCGACGGCCAGCTCTACGTGGACCTGCGGGGCGCCGGCTCCGACCCCGCCGACAGCGGCAGCGTGCTGGCCCACTTCCTGCAGGCTTTAGACGTCCCCGAGACCGACATCCCCGACGACCTGGAACAACGGGCGGCCCTCTACCGGTCCGTGCTCGCCGACCGGCGCGTGCTCCTCCTCCTCGACAACGCCCGCGACGCCGCCCAGGTCCGCCCGCTGCTGCCCGGCACCGCCGGCTGCGCCGTGCTCGTGACGACCCGCTCCCGGTCCATCACCCTCGGCGGCGCCCGCCACTTCCACATCGGCGTGGCCAGCGAGCCGGAAGCCCTCTCGCTGCTGGCCGCCATCGCCGGCGAGGAGCGGGTCGCCGGCGAGCCGCGCGCCGCCGGGGCCCTGGTCGCCTCGTGCGGCCACCTGCCGCTGGCCGTGCGCATCGTGGCCTCCCGCCTCGCCTCCCGGCCCGGCTGGACCCTCGCCTCGCTCGTCGCCCGCCTCGACGACGAGCGCCGCCGCCTCGACGAGCTGCAGGCCGGCGACCTGACGGTGGAGACCACCTTCCGGCTCGGCTACACCCACCTGCCGTCCGACCAGGCCCGGGCCTTCCGCCTGCTGGCCCTCGCCGACGCCCCCGACCTCCCGCTGGCCGCCGCGGCCGCGCTCCTCGACCGCGACGACTTCACCGCCGAGGACCTGGCCGAGGGCCTCGCCGACGCCGGCATGCTCGAGTCGTACGCCCCCGGGCGCTACCGCTTCCACGACCTCCTGCGGCTCTACGCGCGTCGCCGGGCCGAACGCACGGAGACGCCGCAGGAGCGGAGCGGGGCCGTCTCGCGCCTCGTCGACCACCTGCTCGCCACCGTCGGCAACGCCTCCCGCGTCCTCGAACCCGACCACGCCCTGCACCGCCACCTGCACCCCGCCACCGTCCCCGGCCTCGTCTTCGCCGACGCCGACGAGGCCCGGCAGTGGCTGCGCCGCGAGCACATCACGCTCGCCGCCACCCTCGCCCAGGCCGTACGCGAACTCCCCGGCGCGCTGCGCGCCGCCGGCGACCTGCTGCTCACCTGGTCCGGCCTCATCGAGGGCCCGGCCCACCGCGACGAACTGCGCCGCCTGTCCGAACTGACCGCCGCCGCCGCGCGCGAGGCGGGAGACCCGTGCGTCGAGGCCCGCGCCCGGTACACCCTCGGCAACCTGCACTACCTCACCGACGTGTACGAGGCCGCAGAGCGCGAGCTGTCCGAGGCGCTGCGCCTCGCGGAGGCCGCGGGCGACCCCATGTGCCGCCACCTCGCCGCCAACGCCCTCGGCATACTCTGCTTCGCCACCGACCGCCCCGCGCGTGCCCTGCCCCTGCTGGAACAGGCCCGCATCCTGTGCGACGTCCTGGGCGACCGGGGCAGCGAAGCGCGGGTGCTCGCCAACACCGCCCGCGTCCGCCTCGCCCTGGACCAGCCCCGCGACGCCGAGCGCGACGCCGCCGAGGCCGTCCGCCTCGCCGAGGCCACCGGCAACGGCCCGACCGTCGCCCTGACGCTCTATCAGCACGGCTGCGTGCTCCACAAGACCGGCCACCCCGACCTGGCGGCCCGTCAACTGCGCGATGCGCTCGGCTACTTCATCGAGCAGCAGCAGCGCGGCTGGGAAGGACTGGCCTGGGCGCGCCTCGCGGAGTGCCGGCTGGCCGAGTGGCGCGACAACGATGCCGTCTCCTGCGCCGAGCAGTCCCTGCAGATCGCCCGCGAACTGGGCAAGACCTACTGCCAGGGCCTGGCCCACGCCGTCCTGGGCCGGGCCCTGCCCCGCCTGGGAGACCCGTCCCGCGGCCGGGACCACCTGCGCGAGGCCCTGGCCCTCTTCGAACGGCTCGGCGTCCCGGAGGCGGCCTGGGTCCGCACCCTCCTCGCGGAGACGCCGGCACGGACACCGTGA
- a CDS encoding C40 family peptidase, which translates to MSAFPGISTLMSRAGAASVVTAATVTASMLLPGMSAEASAATPGATALKVAASKQGSPYQYGAAGPNRFDCSGLTLYSFKKAGKTLPRTAAAQYNKTRHVSAGSRQAGDLVFFHSGSNVYHVGIYAGSNKIWHSPKPGAKVRLEKIWSGSVWYGRVN; encoded by the coding sequence ATGTCTGCGTTCCCTGGCATATCCACGCTCATGTCCCGCGCCGGTGCCGCTTCGGTGGTCACCGCGGCCACCGTGACCGCGTCGATGCTCCTCCCCGGAATGTCGGCCGAGGCGAGCGCGGCCACTCCGGGCGCCACCGCCCTGAAGGTCGCGGCCTCCAAGCAGGGCTCCCCCTACCAGTACGGCGCCGCCGGTCCCAACCGGTTCGACTGCTCGGGCCTCACGCTCTACTCGTTCAAGAAGGCCGGCAAGACCCTGCCGCGCACCGCGGCCGCGCAGTACAACAAGACCCGGCACGTCTCCGCCGGCTCCCGCCAGGCGGGCGACCTGGTCTTCTTCCACTCGGGAAGCAACGTCTACCACGTCGGGATCTACGCGGGTAGCAACAAGATCTGGCACTCGCCCAAGCCGGGCGCGAAGGTCCGGCTGGAGAAGATCTGGTCCGGCAGCGTCTGGTACGGCCGGGTCAACTGA